A genomic window from Deferribacterota bacterium includes:
- a CDS encoding UDP-N-acetylglucosamine--N-acetylmuramyl-(pentapeptide) pyrophosphoryl-undecaprenol N-acetylglucosamine transferase, which translates to MRMIFAGGGTAGHIVPATIIAETLRKKGVDILFLVSNRGIERKLLQDKGFEFYEQNIKPYKNTTLVNRALSFFTIISSLFKVFFILKKSNKVLLLGGYASFPAGVVSIIKGCELYIYEQNSVMGLTNRLFAPFAKKVFTSFKETEKAKGNVVYVGYPIREEFKLIKLKDRISRNILVLGGSQGSRFINKLIVSNALILLEKGYYITHQTGEALYSETMELYRKENLQNIKALNVIPFYNNMVSLYNWADIVIARAGAGSVFETIASKRPAIFIPLEIAANNHQYKNALYAEKFGAFYILNAKMLTQRPS; encoded by the coding sequence ATGCGTATGATATTTGCAGGTGGCGGTACTGCTGGGCATATTGTTCCAGCAACAATTATTGCAGAAACATTGAGAAAAAAAGGTGTGGATATATTATTTCTAGTATCAAATAGGGGGATTGAACGAAAACTTCTGCAAGATAAGGGTTTTGAGTTTTATGAACAAAATATTAAGCCCTATAAAAATACAACTTTAGTTAATAGAGCACTCTCTTTTTTCACTATAATATCATCATTATTTAAGGTATTTTTTATACTTAAGAAAAGCAATAAGGTCTTATTATTAGGTGGATATGCTTCTTTTCCGGCTGGAGTAGTTTCTATAATCAAAGGATGTGAACTATATATTTATGAGCAAAATTCAGTTATGGGTTTGACAAATAGATTATTTGCTCCCTTTGCTAAGAAAGTTTTTACATCTTTTAAGGAAACAGAGAAGGCAAAAGGCAATGTTGTTTATGTGGGCTATCCTATTCGTGAGGAATTTAAATTGATAAAATTGAAAGATAGAATATCTAGAAATATACTAGTTTTAGGTGGAAGCCAGGGAAGCAGATTTATCAATAAGTTAATTGTCTCTAATGCACTAATACTTTTAGAAAAGGGATATTATATTACTCATCAAACTGGAGAGGCTTTATATAGTGAGACAATGGAGCTTTATAGAAAAGAGAATCTACAAAATATAAAAGCTTTAAATGTTATACCTTTTTACAATAATATGGTGTCTCTGTATAACTGGGCTGATATTGTTATTGCAAGAGCTGGTGCAGGTAGTGTATTTGAGACAATTGCCTCAAAAAGACCTGCAATATTTATTCCCTTAGAGATTGCAGCAAATAACCATCAGTATAAAAATGCTCTTTATGCAGAAAAATTTGGAGCATTCTATATATTGAATGCAAAGATGCTAACTCAGAGACCCTCATAA